In Oscillatoria salina IIICB1, the following proteins share a genomic window:
- a CDS encoding sodium-dependent bicarbonate transport family permease: MGGKVEFLSDFLTKFGAQLQSPTLGFLIGGMVIAALGSKLEIPDAIYKFIVFMLLIKVGLSGGIAIRNSNIVEMLLPALFAVVTGMLIVFIGRYTLAKLPGIRTVDALATAGLFGAVSGSTLAAGITVLEAQEIYYEPWAGALYPFMDIPALVTAIVVASIYTSKKRATEDKDLSKQENLSKQPVAAGEYASKPEYPTTRQEYRSQQRITASGYPRKQAKRVKIWPIVKESLEGSALSALLLGLALGLLTQPESVYEDFYNLLFRGLLSILMLVMGMEAWSRIGELRKVAQWYALYALVAPLLHGFIAFGLGMIAHYATGFSPGGVALLAVIAASSSDISGPPTLRAGIPSANPSAYIGASTAVGTPVAIAVGIPLFIGLAEVLIGN; encoded by the coding sequence ATGGGAGGTAAAGTGGAATTTTTGTCCGATTTCTTGACGAAATTCGGGGCGCAGTTGCAGTCCCCGACACTCGGCTTTCTGATTGGTGGTATGGTCATTGCCGCCCTCGGTAGCAAACTGGAAATTCCAGATGCGATCTATAAGTTCATCGTCTTCATGCTGCTCATCAAAGTCGGCCTGAGCGGCGGCATTGCGATCCGCAATTCCAATATAGTAGAGATGCTGTTGCCCGCGCTGTTCGCGGTGGTAACGGGGATGCTGATCGTGTTCATCGGGCGCTACACTTTGGCGAAGCTACCAGGCATCAGAACCGTGGATGCCCTTGCGACTGCGGGCTTATTCGGTGCCGTGAGTGGCTCTACCCTCGCCGCCGGCATAACGGTACTGGAAGCGCAAGAAATCTACTACGAACCCTGGGCTGGCGCACTCTATCCCTTCATGGACATCCCAGCGCTCGTGACGGCGATCGTCGTGGCCAGCATTTATACCAGCAAGAAGCGCGCTACCGAAGACAAGGATCTTAGCAAGCAGGAGAATCTCAGCAAGCAGCCCGTTGCCGCAGGTGAGTATGCCAGCAAGCCGGAGTATCCCACCACCAGGCAGGAGTATCGCAGCCAGCAGCGCATTACCGCAAGTGGGTATCCCAGAAAGCAGGCCAAGCGGGTCAAAATATGGCCCATCGTGAAAGAAAGTCTCGAAGGATCTGCCCTATCGGCACTGCTACTCGGCCTCGCTCTAGGTCTGCTAACCCAGCCGGAAAGTGTCTATGAAGACTTTTACAATCTCCTCTTCCGCGGTCTGCTTTCAATACTGATGCTGGTAATGGGTATGGAGGCCTGGTCAAGGATTGGCGAGCTGCGCAAGGTTGCCCAGTGGTACGCCCTATATGCCTTAGTGGCACCCCTGCTGCATGGGTTTATCGCCTTCGGTCTTGGCATGATTGCCCACTATGCCACGGGCTTCAGTCCTGGCGGTGTCGCACTCCTGGCTGTCATTGCTGCCTCCAGTTCAGACATCTCCGGGCCGCCCACTTTACGAGCCGGTATCCCGTCGGCTAATCCCTCCGCCTACATCGGCGCGTCTACAGCCGTCGGCACGCCGGTTGCGATCGCCGTGGGAATACCGCTCTTCATCGGGCTTGCCGAGGTGCTGATAGGCAACTGA
- a CDS encoding P-II family nitrogen regulator produces the protein MTQKASKLVIVTEKVLLKKVAKIIDEAGATGYTVVAAGGKGSRGVRSSGQPSVGDTFSNVKFEVLTPNRDMAVKISDEVAAEFFDDYSGISYICDVMEVLHAHTF, from the coding sequence ATGACCCAGAAAGCCAGTAAGCTCGTCATCGTCACGGAAAAGGTGCTGCTGAAAAAGGTCGCCAAGATCATCGACGAAGCCGGGGCTACCGGTTATACGGTGGTTGCCGCTGGCGGTAAAGGCAGTCGCGGCGTGCGCTCGTCAGGACAACCCAGCGTTGGCGACACCTTCTCGAATGTAAAGTTCGAGGTACTCACCCCCAATCGGGATATGGCTGTGAAGATTTCCGATGAGGTCGCAGCGGAGTTTTTCGACGATTATTCGGGCATCAGCTATATTTGTGATGTGATGGAGGTACTGCACGCGCACACTTTCTGA
- a CDS encoding SET domain-containing protein-lysine N-methyltransferase: MIIVKKVQGKGRGIFTTQFIPPGTLLEVAPVSIIPAEQQAALRGTELFKYSFVQPVEYSQSKQVKGYLVFGLASLCNHEENPNSRVNWIEDEVGMWSYLIAQREIQPGEEVTLFYTNIDEYCDINCHQSNRE, translated from the coding sequence ATGATTATTGTTAAAAAAGTTCAAGGAAAAGGAAGAGGTATTTTTACTACCCAATTTATTCCTCCGGGAACCTTACTTGAAGTTGCTCCTGTCAGCATCATTCCAGCCGAGCAACAAGCCGCTCTAAGAGGGACAGAACTCTTTAAGTATAGTTTTGTGCAACCTGTTGAATATTCCCAAAGCAAGCAGGTAAAAGGATACCTTGTCTTTGGTTTAGCTTCATTATGTAACCATGAGGAAAATCCTAATTCTCGTGTGAATTGGATCGAGGATGAAGTGGGAATGTGGTCGTATTTAATTGCTCAAAGGGAAATTCAGCCTGGAGAAGAAGTTACTTTGTTTTATACTAATATTGATGAGTATTGCGATATAAATTGTCATCAATCTAACCGGGAATAG
- a CDS encoding GNAT family N-acetyltransferase encodes MSFTKKNIVLEQEYKKLGLKVFLSPLENKQIDYLIRLAQDPNLVDLMGINLAIQPGDIEGFIQTISAYSFPYSRKSKPLIYGVYFNVENLPIGYGVLKGFNQDLLTAEVGIAILDNTYRNRGYGRLVLNRLVAYAFQELGMQKIGAAILSSNMKSINMCKKSGFIVQKNELWKMPNGELVSMVLLELQAEDFIVLSA; translated from the coding sequence ATGAGCTTTACCAAAAAAAACATTGTTTTAGAGCAGGAGTACAAGAAATTAGGATTAAAAGTTTTCTTGTCTCCTCTGGAAAATAAACAAATAGATTATCTCATACGCCTAGCTCAAGATCCTAATTTAGTTGATTTAATGGGAATAAATCTGGCAATTCAACCAGGTGATATCGAAGGATTTATACAGACAATTTCAGCTTACAGTTTTCCTTACTCTCGGAAAAGTAAACCTTTAATATATGGAGTTTATTTTAACGTAGAAAATTTACCGATTGGCTATGGTGTACTTAAGGGTTTTAACCAAGATTTACTAACTGCTGAAGTTGGTATTGCTATTCTCGATAATACTTATAGAAATAGAGGTTATGGAAGATTAGTTCTCAATCGGCTAGTTGCTTATGCTTTTCAGGAATTAGGGATGCAGAAAATTGGTGCTGCCATTTTATCTTCCAATATGAAATCAATTAATATGTGTAAAAAGAGCGGATTTATTGTGCAAAAAAATGAGCTTTGGAAGATGCCTAATGGAGAGTTAGTAAGTATGGTTTTGCTAGAACTACAAGCAGAAGATTTCATAGTATTATCTGCGTAA
- a CDS encoding DMT family transporter, translated as MQNISAKNLAIGSLVLSLIAYAFVPILIRWSEVEISPEATIFNRYWIAALILACWQFLQIIRNFDLFPFVSCRSIDLQFFQDLSARQATILEADITENSKHLYLTWGTTILAYAIAPVFWAWSLTETSVANSALIHSLTPLFTTVGSWLVFKTQFERQFWLGTLIAVGGATVLGFNDFQLDFHRIKGDILALTSAIFFAIGLMATERLQTQANTMQMVFWFSLAGAVVMLLITCMLGEPVFPVSFQGWLAVFTLAIVGQLLAVGFVTYSLSQLSASLVALVFLLDPVLTAIAAWFAFEETLNLSNAISFAIVLLGVYLGLTAKQ; from the coding sequence ATGCAAAATATAAGTGCTAAAAATTTAGCAATTGGCTCTCTGGTATTGAGCTTAATAGCTTATGCTTTCGTCCCCATATTGATTCGCTGGTCTGAAGTTGAAATTAGTCCAGAAGCAACAATTTTTAACCGTTATTGGATTGCGGCTTTGATTTTAGCGTGTTGGCAATTTTTGCAGATAATCCGCAACTTCGATCTTTTCCCATTTGTAAGTTGTCGAAGTATTGATTTACAGTTTTTTCAGGATCTTTCTGCTCGACAAGCAACGATCTTGGAAGCAGATATTACTGAAAATAGTAAGCATCTCTATTTGACCTGGGGAACTACTATTTTGGCTTATGCGATTGCACCAGTGTTCTGGGCTTGGTCGCTTACTGAAACTAGTGTAGCTAATTCTGCCTTGATTCACAGCCTTACACCATTATTTACCACAGTGGGAAGTTGGTTGGTGTTTAAAACCCAGTTTGAACGTCAATTTTGGTTAGGAACTCTCATCGCAGTAGGAGGAGCAACTGTCCTTGGTTTTAATGACTTTCAACTAGATTTTCACAGAATTAAAGGTGATATTTTAGCCTTAACTTCAGCTATATTTTTCGCCATCGGTTTGATGGCGACAGAACGCTTACAAACCCAAGCCAATACAATGCAAATGGTGTTTTGGTTTTCTTTAGCTGGAGCAGTTGTCATGCTATTGATTACATGTATGTTAGGTGAACCTGTATTCCCTGTTTCCTTTCAAGGGTGGTTAGCAGTATTTACGTTAGCGATCGTCGGTCAACTTTTAGCTGTAGGCTTTGTCACATATAGTCTCAGTCAACTATCAGCAAGTTTAGTAGCTTTAGTATTTTTGCTAGATCCAGTGCTGACAGCGATCGCTGCTTGGTTTGCCTTTGAGGAAACTTTGAATCTCTCGAATGCAATCTCCTTTGCGATCGTTTTGTTGGGCGTTTATCTAGGTTTGACAGCAAAGCAGTAA
- a CDS encoding AtzE family amidohydrolase — protein MNLDLLSADAVSIAMAIRSRKITARNVVGATLERIAAKNEAMNCFTATLPEQAIADAEKIDRALAQGNYPGSLAGVPFAVKNLFDVAGLTTLAGSKINAENSPATMDATAVARLKRAGAVLIGTLNMDEYAYGFVTENSHYGATPNPHDATRIAGGSSGGSAAAVAAGLVPLTLGSDTNGSIRVPAALCGVYGFKPTYGRLSRAGTVLFSSSLDHIGSFARSVRDIATTFDFLQGEDNRDPIVSRHPPEPCLPQLDFGIKGLRIAVADGYFTEGIEPEAWEAVEQVAATLGAKSRINLPESHRARAAAYLITAVEGANLHLNNLRNRPSDFDPATRDRFIAGAMIPATWYVQSQRFRNWYRSRLREIFQKVDIILAPTTPCAAPPLGQEKMVIAGEEILVRPNLGRFTQPLSFVGLPVLSVPVRCANNLPLGVQIIAAPYNEALILRVASVLENRGIVSVAIAE, from the coding sequence ATGAACTTGGACTTACTTTCAGCCGATGCTGTATCGATCGCGATGGCGATTCGCAGTCGGAAAATTACTGCCAGAAACGTAGTTGGCGCTACCTTAGAGAGAATTGCTGCCAAAAATGAAGCGATGAACTGCTTCACAGCAACTCTTCCCGAACAAGCGATCGCTGATGCTGAGAAAATCGATCGGGCACTTGCCCAAGGTAATTACCCTGGTTCGTTGGCTGGGGTTCCTTTTGCAGTGAAAAATCTCTTCGATGTTGCTGGTTTAACCACTCTTGCTGGCTCAAAAATCAATGCAGAAAATTCTCCGGCGACAATGGATGCTACTGCTGTTGCTCGTTTGAAGCGGGCGGGGGCAGTGCTGATCGGTACTTTGAATATGGATGAGTATGCTTATGGCTTTGTGACGGAAAATAGCCATTATGGTGCTACTCCTAACCCTCACGATGCGACACGAATTGCAGGCGGTTCCTCTGGTGGTTCAGCCGCAGCCGTAGCCGCAGGCTTAGTACCGTTAACTTTGGGTTCAGATACGAATGGCTCGATTCGCGTTCCGGCGGCACTTTGTGGTGTTTATGGCTTTAAACCCACTTATGGTCGTCTTTCGCGGGCAGGTACGGTGTTGTTTTCCAGTAGTTTAGACCATATTGGTTCGTTTGCTCGTTCAGTAAGAGATATTGCGACAACTTTTGATTTTCTGCAAGGGGAAGATAATCGCGATCCGATTGTCTCTCGCCATCCTCCCGAACCTTGTTTACCTCAATTAGATTTTGGGATTAAAGGATTGCGGATTGCTGTCGCAGATGGGTATTTTACTGAAGGGATCGAACCGGAAGCTTGGGAGGCAGTTGAACAAGTTGCGGCGACTTTAGGGGCAAAAAGTCGGATTAATTTACCAGAATCTCATCGTGCGAGAGCCGCCGCTTACCTGATTACGGCGGTAGAAGGAGCGAATTTGCATTTAAATAACTTGCGAAATCGCCCTAGTGATTTCGATCCGGCGACACGCGATCGCTTTATTGCAGGTGCGATGATTCCTGCTACTTGGTACGTTCAATCTCAACGTTTTCGTAATTGGTATCGGTCGCGTCTGCGGGAAATTTTCCAAAAGGTAGATATTATTCTCGCACCTACGACTCCCTGCGCGGCTCCACCTTTGGGACAAGAAAAGATGGTTATTGCTGGCGAAGAAATTCTCGTCCGTCCTAATTTAGGGCGTTTTACTCAACCTCTTTCCTTTGTTGGTTTACCTGTTTTATCGGTTCCGGTGCGTTGTGCGAATAACCTGCCGTTGGGGGTGCAAATTATTGCTGCACCTTATAACGAAGCTTTGATTTTACGAGTAGCCTCGGTGCTAGAAAATCGAGGAATCGTTTCTGTGGCGATCGCTGAGTAA
- the lepB gene encoding signal peptidase I, whose product MASKEKDLASTSSSTSVPEKPQQRENVNDTEVNKSKSKLTKQIWENVQVIAIALSLALLIRFFVAEPRYIPSDSMLPTLAIGDRLVVEKVSYYFHPPHRGDIIVFEPPQQLIVQGYEQDQAFIKRVIGEPGHTVEVRDGIVYLDDLPLQEDYIAEPPRYQLEKISVPPGNLFVMGDNRNNSNDSHVWGFLPQNNLIGRAIFRFFPFSRIGGV is encoded by the coding sequence ATGGCATCTAAGGAAAAAGATTTAGCCTCAACTTCTAGCTCTACTTCTGTTCCAGAAAAACCACAACAGCGAGAAAATGTCAATGACACTGAGGTAAATAAGAGTAAATCGAAATTAACTAAGCAAATTTGGGAAAATGTCCAAGTTATCGCGATCGCGTTGAGTTTAGCCTTATTAATTCGTTTTTTTGTCGCTGAACCACGCTATATTCCTTCTGATTCGATGCTACCAACTTTGGCGATCGGCGATCGCTTGGTGGTCGAAAAAGTCTCCTACTATTTTCACCCACCTCACCGAGGCGATATCATTGTCTTTGAGCCGCCTCAGCAGTTAATTGTCCAAGGCTATGAACAAGACCAAGCTTTTATCAAACGGGTAATTGGCGAACCCGGTCATACTGTAGAAGTCCGAGATGGGATCGTTTATCTCGACGATCTTCCTCTCCAAGAAGATTACATCGCTGAACCTCCACGTTATCAATTAGAAAAAATCTCTGTGCCTCCTGGCAACCTTTTTGTTATGGGAGACAATCGTAATAATAGCAATGATTCTCATGTTTGGGGCTTCCTCCCCCAAAATAATCTTATCGGTCGCGCAATTTTCCGCTTTTTCCCCTTCTCTCGCATTGGTGGGGTTTAA
- a CDS encoding helix-hairpin-helix domain-containing protein, producing the protein MGLSDWLAAKGQQINPQRLAIRARIANDPYYRFQSMAEVAVAAELGIKIDVNQAGVDDWLRLPGISIRQARSLVELSGLGVQFLCIEDLAAALSIPPLRLQPLEPILYFAYYNIDGLSTPKRFNPNTASVEELAKIPVIEPAIAQIIVENRLAHGNYRNLADLQHRLSLSSQLISHLMHYLQF; encoded by the coding sequence ATGGGTCTTTCTGATTGGTTGGCTGCTAAAGGTCAGCAAATTAATCCGCAACGGTTGGCGATTCGCGCTCGGATCGCTAACGATCCTTATTATCGCTTCCAATCGATGGCGGAAGTGGCGGTGGCGGCGGAGTTGGGGATTAAAATTGATGTCAATCAAGCTGGTGTTGATGATTGGCTGCGGCTACCGGGAATTTCTATTCGTCAAGCGCGATCGCTGGTTGAACTTTCAGGTTTGGGCGTCCAGTTTCTCTGTATTGAAGATTTGGCTGCTGCTCTGAGTATCCCTCCTCTTCGTCTTCAACCTTTAGAACCAATTCTCTATTTTGCTTACTATAATATAGATGGTTTGTCAACCCCAAAAAGGTTTAATCCGAATACAGCTTCGGTAGAAGAATTAGCAAAAATCCCAGTTATCGAACCAGCGATCGCACAAATTATTGTCGAAAATCGTCTCGCTCACGGTAATTACCGCAATTTGGCTGATTTACAGCATCGTCTTTCCCTCAGCAGTCAGTTGATTTCCCATTTAATGCACTATTTGCAGTTTTAG
- a CDS encoding SHOCT domain-containing protein, whose translation MIDNLFNKPKSRRVAIILALVGTVTPLAGLHKLYLGQPLWGLVYLLLWATPIPRIACAIEAVWYLAQDGEEFNRRFNVGLLSMSSGGDLASVSVDPYQVSAIADSLRELDRLRQEGLMSEYEFEQKRRQLLDRIA comes from the coding sequence GTGATTGATAACCTTTTCAACAAGCCGAAAAGTCGGAGAGTAGCAATAATTCTTGCTTTGGTGGGAACGGTAACGCCTTTGGCGGGATTACACAAGCTTTATCTCGGTCAGCCTCTTTGGGGTCTGGTGTATTTACTTTTGTGGGCTACGCCAATTCCTCGGATTGCTTGTGCAATTGAAGCTGTGTGGTATTTAGCGCAGGATGGCGAAGAGTTTAATCGTAGGTTTAATGTGGGTTTGCTATCGATGTCGTCAGGAGGCGATTTGGCTTCGGTTTCGGTTGACCCTTATCAAGTGAGCGCGATCGCTGATTCTCTTCGGGAGTTAGACCGCTTGCGTCAGGAAGGGCTAATGTCTGAGTATGAGTTTGAACAAAAGCGTCGTCAGTTACTCGACCGTATTGCTTAG
- a CDS encoding DUF1825 family protein encodes MGFFDSEVVQQEAKQLFEDYQSLMKLGGDYGKFDREGKKIYIQQMEEMMERYRIFMKRFELSDDFMAQMTVQQLKTQLSQFGITPQQMFAQMNITLERMKAELEKQN; translated from the coding sequence ATGGGATTTTTTGACTCGGAAGTAGTTCAGCAAGAAGCCAAGCAATTATTTGAAGATTATCAATCCCTTATGAAACTAGGGGGCGATTACGGCAAATTCGATCGCGAAGGAAAAAAAATTTACATCCAGCAAATGGAAGAAATGATGGAGCGCTACCGCATTTTTATGAAGCGGTTCGAGCTTTCAGATGATTTTATGGCACAAATGACCGTACAACAACTTAAAACTCAACTAAGTCAATTTGGCATTACTCCTCAGCAAATGTTCGCTCAAATGAATATAACCTTAGAGCGTATGAAAGCTGAATTAGAAAAGCAAAATTAA